The Pirellulales bacterium genome includes a window with the following:
- a CDS encoding ATP-binding cassette domain-containing protein, with product MISTAAIEIAELEHFYGERRALAGLSLRIEPGEIFVFLGPNGGGKTTLFRLLSTLLPIQRGRVSVLGFDLQTQMQAVRQRLGVVFQAPSLDKKLSVAENLMHQGHLYGLSGRRLRERQDEMLGRLALTDRRNEMVEKLSGGLRRRVELAKGMLHHPRLLLLDEPSTGLDPGARSDLWDYLEQIRREDGVTVVLTTHLLEEADKADRIAILNEGSLVALDTPEALRATVGGDSITIQTEDPEAMVRGIESRFGCVAGVVSGSVRLEQADGHQWIARLVEAFPGQIQAITLGKPTLEDVFIERTGHRFWREREEVSVG from the coding sequence ATGATTTCAACCGCCGCCATCGAGATTGCCGAGCTTGAGCATTTCTACGGCGAGCGCCGCGCGCTGGCCGGGTTGAGCTTGCGGATCGAGCCGGGCGAAATCTTCGTGTTTCTCGGCCCCAACGGCGGCGGCAAGACGACGCTGTTTCGCCTCCTATCCACGCTGCTGCCGATTCAGCGCGGGCGGGTGTCGGTGCTGGGCTTCGATCTGCAAACACAAATGCAAGCGGTGCGGCAGCGGCTGGGCGTCGTGTTCCAGGCCCCGAGCCTCGACAAAAAGCTGAGCGTGGCCGAAAACCTCATGCATCAAGGGCATCTCTACGGTCTCTCGGGGCGCCGGCTGCGCGAGCGGCAAGACGAAATGCTCGGCCGATTGGCGCTCACCGATCGGCGCAACGAAATGGTCGAAAAGCTTTCGGGCGGATTGCGGCGGCGCGTCGAATTGGCCAAAGGAATGCTCCACCATCCGCGGCTCTTGTTGTTGGACGAGCCAAGCACGGGGCTCGATCCCGGCGCTCGCAGCGACCTGTGGGATTATCTCGAACAGATTCGCCGCGAAGACGGCGTGACCGTCGTGCTCACCACGCATCTGCTGGAAGAGGCCGACAAGGCCGATCGCATCGCGATTCTCAACGAGGGTTCGCTTGTGGCGCTCGACACGCCCGAGGCGCTGCGCGCCACGGTCGGCGGCGATTCGATCACGATCCAAACCGAAGACCCCGAGGCGATGGTTCGCGGCATCGAATCGCGATTCGGCTGCGTGGCAGGCGTCGTTTCCGGCTCGGTGCGGCTGGAGCAGGCCGACGGACACCAGTGGATCGCTCGGCTGGTGGAAGCGTTTCCAGGACAGATTCAAGCGATCACGCTGGGCAAGCCCACGCTCGAAGACGTGTTCATCGAGCGGACTGGGCATCGATTCTGGCGCGAGCGGGAGGAGGTGAGCGTTGGCTGA
- a CDS encoding ABC transporter permease gives MAEILETSLAPPVGVRAEIESVAAPCPWQAAATLCRREWVRFVRQRNRVFGAIGQPLFFWLLFGIGFGSSFRMGSSDTGGLTYFEYFFPGTLVLILLFTAIFATISVIEDRREGFLQSVLVAPIPRWSMVLGKLLGGTLIAVAQGSIFVLLGYTLHLHLGPVALLAVMAWMFVIALALTALGFVLAWRMDSTQGFHAVMSVLLLPMWLLSGAFFPAEHGFLHWIVMCNPLTYGVAGLRRLLYWDASADVRAKAAESLAILPPAWACGLVMLVFCVAMFALAWRISAGRTTGDLL, from the coding sequence TTGGCTGAAATATTGGAAACATCGTTGGCCCCGCCGGTTGGCGTGCGGGCCGAGATTGAATCGGTCGCCGCGCCGTGCCCTTGGCAAGCGGCGGCGACGCTTTGCCGCCGCGAATGGGTGCGGTTCGTGCGGCAGCGGAATCGTGTGTTCGGGGCGATCGGGCAACCGCTCTTTTTTTGGCTGCTGTTCGGCATCGGGTTCGGCTCGTCGTTTCGCATGGGCTCGAGCGATACCGGCGGGCTGACGTATTTCGAATATTTCTTCCCCGGCACGCTGGTGCTGATCCTGCTGTTCACGGCCATCTTCGCCACGATCTCGGTGATCGAGGATCGCCGCGAAGGATTTTTGCAATCGGTTCTCGTGGCCCCGATTCCGCGCTGGTCGATGGTGCTCGGCAAATTGCTGGGGGGCACGCTGATCGCCGTTGCCCAAGGTTCGATCTTCGTGCTGTTGGGCTACACGCTGCATTTGCACCTCGGGCCGGTGGCGCTGCTGGCGGTGATGGCGTGGATGTTTGTCATTGCGCTGGCGCTGACGGCGCTTGGTTTCGTGTTGGCGTGGCGAATGGATTCGACGCAAGGTTTCCACGCGGTAATGAGCGTGTTGCTGTTGCCGATGTGGCTTTTGTCGGGCGCGTTTTTCCCTGCAGAACATGGCTTTCTGCACTGGATCGTGATGTGCAATCCGCTGACGTATGGCGTCGCCGGATTGCGGCGGCTGCTCTATTGGGACGCCTCGGCCGATGTGCGGGCGAAGGCGGCGGAATCGCTGGCGATCTTGCCGCCGGCGTGGGCGTGCGGGCTGGTGATGCTCGTTTTTTGTGTTGCAATGTTCGCCCTGGCCTGGAGGATTTCGGCCGGGCGAACCACGGGAGACTTGTTATGA
- a CDS encoding SCO family protein, producing MKHVALFFWLGVLLVGSVSYGSWLVWREYGHDPSADAQALLGSNSESQANWSRTNLPAGSSKPLPDFTLTDQNGHDFHGSSLRGQVTVLSFFFASCPGPCYRLNQALSGLQGDPDFKDVKFVSITCDPQDDTPEVLKDYAARFAANPKQWIFLTGDLKKILDLGEKRLMLPIAERSHSELAVALDKESTVRGYFHLTDDDDVTQIRIRLRALLKERATVK from the coding sequence ATGAAACACGTGGCGCTGTTCTTTTGGCTCGGGGTGCTTCTGGTCGGCTCGGTGTCGTATGGCTCGTGGCTCGTGTGGCGAGAATACGGCCATGACCCATCGGCCGATGCGCAGGCGCTCCTCGGTTCCAATTCGGAAAGCCAGGCGAATTGGTCGCGCACCAATCTTCCCGCCGGCAGCAGCAAGCCGCTCCCCGATTTTACGCTCACCGATCAGAACGGCCACGATTTTCACGGCAGTTCGCTTCGCGGGCAGGTGACCGTGCTCAGCTTTTTCTTCGCCAGTTGCCCCGGCCCGTGCTATCGGTTGAATCAGGCATTGTCGGGCCTGCAGGGGGATCCGGATTTCAAGGATGTGAAGTTCGTCAGCATCACGTGCGATCCGCAAGACGACACGCCCGAGGTTTTGAAAGACTACGCGGCCCGATTCGCGGCGAATCCGAAGCAATGGATCTTTCTCACCGGCGATTTGAAGAAGATTCTCGATCTCGGCGAGAAGCGGCTGATGCTGCCGATCGCGGAGCGTTCGCATTCGGAATTGGCGGTGGCGCTCGACAAGGAATCGACGGTTCGCGGCTATTTCCATCTGACCGACGACGATGACGTAACGCAAATTCGCATTCGGCTGCGCGCTCTTTTGAAGGAGCGGGCAACCGTCAAGTAA
- a CDS encoding DUF420 domain-containing protein, with the protein MPPSIHPLATIDAVLNATACLLLVLGLVEIKRGREQSHKQLMLAAFAVSVVFLGCYLTYHLTNPPALFHGHGFARPVYFAILISHVVLAATVPFLAGATIYLGLKDRRIAHRKLAKLTWPIWFYVSVTGVVVYLMLYILYPLAG; encoded by the coding sequence TTGCCTCCTTCCATCCATCCGCTGGCGACGATCGATGCCGTGCTCAATGCTACGGCGTGTTTATTGCTGGTTCTGGGGCTCGTGGAAATCAAGCGCGGGCGGGAGCAATCGCACAAGCAATTGATGCTTGCGGCATTCGCGGTGTCGGTCGTGTTCTTGGGCTGCTATCTGACCTACCATCTCACGAATCCGCCGGCTTTGTTTCACGGTCACGGATTTGCACGGCCAGTCTATTTCGCGATTTTGATTTCGCACGTGGTGCTGGCGGCAACGGTGCCGTTTCTGGCGGGTGCGACGATCTATTTGGGTCTGAAAGACCGGCGGATCGCCCATCGCAAGCTGGCGAAGCTGACCTGGCCGATTTGGTTTTACGTGTCGGTGACCGGCGTGGTGGTCTATTTGATGCTCTATATTCTCTACCCACTGGCAGGTTAG
- a CDS encoding 2-oxoacid:ferredoxin oxidoreductase subunit beta, which produces MSAETSLPVLSPQDFASDQDIRWCPGCGDYSILAQMKKVLPSLGVPPEKMVFISGIGCSSRFPYYMNTYGIHSIHGRAPAVATGLKVCRPDLMVWVITGDGDALSIGGNHLMHAIRRNVDLKIVLFNNRIYGLTKGQYSPTSPLGQVTKSTPLGSVDNPIHPLSLALGCEATFVARSIDVNIKHLAMVLKRAAEHRGTALVEVYQNCNVFNDGAFEWATDRQTKADHTLELEHGKPLVFGKNRDKGIRLNGVELEVVQLGKGISDDDLLFHDERLQQSGLAYLLSRMHYPQFPEPIGIFRDVERTIYDQQVNAQIAEAQAKRGDGSLDALFNTGDTWVVE; this is translated from the coding sequence ATGAGCGCTGAAACGTCGTTGCCGGTGTTGAGTCCGCAGGATTTCGCCAGTGATCAGGATATTCGTTGGTGTCCCGGTTGCGGCGACTATTCGATCCTGGCCCAAATGAAAAAGGTGCTGCCGTCGCTTGGTGTGCCGCCGGAAAAGATGGTGTTCATCTCCGGCATCGGCTGTTCTAGCCGGTTTCCGTACTACATGAACACCTACGGCATCCACTCGATCCACGGCCGGGCCCCGGCCGTGGCAACTGGCCTCAAAGTCTGCCGTCCCGATCTGATGGTTTGGGTGATCACCGGCGACGGCGACGCTCTCTCGATCGGCGGCAATCATCTGATGCACGCCATCCGCCGCAACGTCGATTTGAAAATCGTGCTCTTCAACAATCGCATTTATGGGCTTACCAAGGGCCAGTATTCTCCCACATCGCCGCTGGGGCAGGTGACCAAGAGCACGCCGCTCGGCTCGGTCGACAATCCGATCCATCCACTGTCGCTGGCCCTCGGCTGCGAGGCGACCTTTGTCGCCCGCTCGATTGACGTCAATATCAAGCACTTGGCGATGGTGCTGAAGCGGGCCGCCGAGCATCGCGGCACGGCACTGGTAGAGGTGTATCAGAATTGCAACGTGTTCAACGACGGTGCGTTCGAATGGGCCACCGATCGCCAAACCAAAGCCGACCACACGCTCGAATTGGAGCACGGGAAGCCGCTCGTCTTCGGCAAGAATCGCGACAAGGGAATCCGGCTCAATGGCGTGGAACTCGAGGTCGTGCAGCTCGGCAAAGGGATCAGCGACGACGATCTGCTATTCCACGACGAACGGCTCCAGCAATCGGGCCTGGCCTATCTGCTCAGCCGAATGCATTATCCGCAATTCCCCGAGCCGATCGGCATTTTCCGCGACGTCGAACGCACGATTTACGACCAGCAAGTGAACGCGCAGATCGCCGAGGCACAAGCCAAACGGGGCGACGGCAGCCTCGATGCACTATTCAACACGGGCGACACGTGGGTCGTGGAATAG
- a CDS encoding 2-oxoacid:acceptor oxidoreductase subunit alpha: MIQQSTAVELPTSSTKPSLQLDDATVRFCGDSGDGMQLAGTQLTNTSALMGNDVATFPDFPAEIRAPRGTKAGVSGFQIHFASKEIFTPGDSVDALVAMNPAALATNLADLVKGGILIVNQDTFDEKDLKQAGYKRNPLEDGSLEGYRLFPVEMTKLNRLAVEDLGLGLKEADRCRNFFAMGLVFWLYDRPLDPTLRYIDEKFAKVAQVAEANRRALRAGYNYGETTEAFSAHFAVAKAKLPPGRYRNITGNQALAWGLIAASKRSGCPLFLGSYPITPASDILHELTRYKNFGVRTFQAEDEIAAMTSAIGAAFGGSMAVTTSSGPGIALKQEGIGLAVMTELPLIIVNVQRGGPSTGLPTKTEQADLLQAICGRNGECPLPVLAAQGPGDCFEIAQEAWQIAVRYMTPVMVLSDGYIANGSEPWPIPDLKARLPIEVRHPDGLNGHVGGETNGDGVGSNNGDRFMPYARDQRLARPWALPGTPGLMHRIGGLEKQDITGNVNYEPENHQHMVNLRAAKVAGIAHELPPQKVDGPEQGRLLVLSWGGTYGACATAVHEAAARGGSVAHAHLRYLSPFPLNLGDMLKRYEKVLIPELNLGQLRLLIRGMFLIDAQGLNKVQGKPFTVAEVLSKIESMLN; encoded by the coding sequence ATGATTCAGCAATCTACGGCGGTCGAGCTTCCCACCAGTTCGACGAAGCCCAGCTTGCAGCTTGACGATGCCACGGTCCGATTCTGCGGCGACTCCGGCGACGGAATGCAATTGGCCGGCACGCAGTTGACCAACACCTCGGCGCTGATGGGGAACGATGTGGCCACGTTCCCAGATTTTCCGGCCGAAATCCGCGCTCCGCGCGGCACCAAGGCCGGCGTCAGCGGGTTTCAAATCCATTTCGCCAGCAAAGAGATTTTCACCCCCGGCGACTCGGTCGATGCCCTGGTGGCGATGAATCCGGCCGCGCTGGCCACCAATCTGGCCGACTTGGTGAAAGGTGGCATCCTGATCGTCAATCAGGACACATTCGACGAAAAAGATCTGAAGCAGGCCGGCTATAAGCGAAATCCTTTGGAAGACGGCAGCCTAGAAGGCTATCGGCTGTTTCCGGTGGAAATGACAAAGCTGAACCGACTGGCCGTCGAAGATCTCGGGCTGGGGTTGAAAGAGGCCGACCGCTGCCGCAATTTCTTCGCGATGGGGCTCGTCTTCTGGCTCTACGATCGGCCGCTCGATCCGACGCTGCGTTATATCGACGAAAAGTTCGCCAAGGTCGCCCAGGTGGCGGAGGCCAATCGTCGTGCTCTGCGGGCGGGCTACAACTACGGCGAAACGACAGAAGCGTTTAGTGCCCATTTCGCCGTCGCTAAGGCCAAGCTGCCGCCGGGCCGGTATCGCAATATCACCGGCAACCAGGCCTTGGCGTGGGGATTGATCGCGGCCTCAAAGCGAAGCGGCTGCCCGCTGTTTCTCGGCTCGTATCCGATCACGCCTGCCAGCGATATTTTGCACGAGCTGACGCGTTACAAGAATTTCGGCGTGCGCACCTTTCAAGCCGAAGACGAAATCGCCGCGATGACTTCGGCCATCGGCGCCGCGTTCGGCGGATCAATGGCGGTCACCACCTCGAGCGGACCGGGCATCGCCCTCAAGCAAGAGGGAATCGGTCTCGCGGTCATGACCGAATTGCCCTTGATTATTGTCAACGTGCAGCGCGGCGGACCGAGCACCGGTTTGCCCACCAAAACCGAGCAAGCCGACTTGCTGCAAGCGATTTGCGGGCGGAACGGCGAGTGCCCGCTGCCGGTCTTGGCAGCGCAAGGGCCGGGCGATTGCTTTGAAATCGCGCAAGAAGCGTGGCAGATTGCCGTGCGCTACATGACGCCCGTGATGGTGCTCAGCGACGGCTATATCGCCAACGGCTCGGAACCATGGCCGATTCCGGATCTCAAGGCGCGGCTGCCAATTGAAGTGCGGCATCCGGACGGTTTGAACGGCCACGTCGGCGGCGAAACGAATGGCGACGGTGTTGGAAGCAACAATGGCGACCGCTTCATGCCGTATGCTCGCGACCAGCGCCTGGCGCGCCCCTGGGCATTGCCCGGCACACCCGGCCTCATGCACCGCATCGGCGGCTTGGAAAAGCAAGACATCACCGGCAACGTGAACTATGAGCCGGAAAATCATCAGCACATGGTCAATCTGCGGGCGGCGAAAGTCGCGGGCATTGCCCACGAGCTGCCGCCGCAAAAGGTCGACGGGCCAGAGCAAGGGCGGCTGTTGGTTTTGAGCTGGGGGGGCACCTACGGCGCGTGCGCGACAGCCGTTCACGAGGCGGCCGCTCGCGGCGGCTCGGTCGCCCATGCCCATCTGCGGTATCTCAGTCCATTTCCGCTGAACCTCGGTGATATGCTCAAGCGGTATGAAAAAGTGCTGATTCCGGAACTAAATCTCGGGCAACTGCGGCTTTTGATTCGCGGCATGTTTTTGATCGACGCGCAGGGGCTCAACAAAGTGCAAGGCAAACCATTCACGGTGGCAGAAGTGTTGTCGAAAATCGAATCGATGCTGAATTAA
- a CDS encoding ABC transporter ATP-binding protein, whose protein sequence is MATATSGTTDESRFEGIFAEMRTILKQGKQVWKLVRRKYRMALIGAALVMAICSTCNTAVPLLLGRLVDKVQAYINRTIGRHDVLMLAAWYLGFMAGAYMLREALNVARRYLVAVACSHIRQDMHVDLVSHLMTVRLSTISREKLGTLHGRISRNVEGIVRFLQVNFLDFFPAMFTGLFALAAVVNKQPILGLAMGGVIPVSMFLTARQIMSQKGVRLKLMRTYEEIDGAVVEQLSGIEYVRAADTHRHEMQRLSTATEMRRREEVRHNLHMAMFGSSKAVCEGLFHVLVLATAIYMAILGRITTGDVLTFSMLFLSVMAPMSELHRLLDEGHETSLLVGDLLELLAEPVDPSFATQDKQAAAALRNRPVIVAENLRVEYRTKQDQHRWALQGISLAIRHGETIGIAGRSGSGKTTFLKVLLRLVHPCDGKLLIGGMPVDAVSRAEIGRLFGYVGQSPFVFSGTITDNIAYGSKSISPVEIRRVAEMANLHEDICQMPGGYDAVISERGQNLSGGQRQRLALARVLLKQPPVLILDEATSALDNISERNVQRALGVASAERTTILVAHRLTTLRDADRIFVFDEGRIAEVGSYDELVAAGGVFNELVLSAESGVSPGVSPNRSIWQFDRALASSQELNGQAAPLHLSSAASSGKHARPVRPTGKAAGKRLLRTS, encoded by the coding sequence ATGGCGACCGCAACCTCGGGGACCACCGACGAATCTCGCTTTGAGGGGATTTTCGCGGAAATGCGAACAATCCTCAAGCAGGGCAAACAGGTCTGGAAGCTCGTCCGCCGCAAATACCGCATGGCCCTCATCGGGGCCGCCCTCGTGATGGCGATCTGCAGCACCTGCAACACGGCGGTTCCGTTGTTGCTCGGGCGGCTGGTCGACAAAGTGCAGGCTTACATCAATCGAACGATCGGGCGGCACGACGTGCTGATGCTGGCGGCGTGGTATTTGGGCTTCATGGCTGGCGCCTACATGTTGCGCGAAGCTTTGAATGTCGCTCGGCGATATCTGGTGGCGGTCGCCTGCAGCCATATCCGCCAAGACATGCACGTCGATCTCGTGTCGCACCTGATGACCGTGCGGCTGAGCACGATCTCGCGCGAAAAGCTTGGCACGCTGCATGGCCGGATCTCGCGGAATGTCGAAGGCATCGTGCGCTTCTTGCAGGTGAATTTCCTGGACTTTTTTCCTGCGATGTTCACCGGCCTGTTCGCGCTCGCGGCGGTCGTCAACAAGCAGCCCATCTTGGGACTGGCGATGGGGGGCGTTATTCCGGTGTCGATGTTTCTTACCGCCCGCCAGATCATGTCGCAAAAGGGCGTGCGGCTGAAATTGATGCGCACCTACGAAGAAATCGACGGCGCGGTCGTCGAGCAACTCAGCGGCATTGAATACGTCCGCGCTGCCGACACGCACCGACACGAGATGCAGCGACTTTCGACGGCGACCGAAATGCGCCGCCGCGAAGAGGTGCGGCATAACTTGCACATGGCAATGTTCGGCAGCTCGAAAGCCGTCTGCGAGGGATTGTTTCACGTGCTCGTGTTGGCCACGGCAATCTACATGGCCATTCTCGGACGCATCACGACCGGCGACGTGCTGACATTTTCGATGCTCTTTCTGAGCGTGATGGCTCCAATGAGCGAACTCCATCGGCTCTTGGATGAAGGGCATGAAACCAGCCTGTTGGTGGGCGATCTGCTCGAGCTGCTCGCAGAACCGGTCGATCCGTCGTTTGCCACCCAGGATAAGCAAGCCGCGGCCGCGCTTCGCAACCGGCCCGTGATCGTTGCCGAAAATCTGCGGGTCGAATACCGCACCAAACAAGACCAACACCGCTGGGCGCTGCAAGGAATATCGCTCGCGATTCGGCATGGCGAAACGATCGGCATTGCCGGCCGCTCGGGAAGCGGCAAGACGACATTTCTCAAGGTGCTGCTGCGGCTGGTTCATCCCTGCGACGGGAAATTGTTGATCGGCGGCATGCCGGTCGACGCGGTGTCGCGCGCGGAGATCGGCCGGCTGTTCGGCTATGTCGGGCAGTCGCCGTTCGTTTTTTCCGGTACGATCACCGACAACATCGCCTACGGCAGCAAGAGCATATCGCCGGTCGAAATTCGCCGTGTCGCCGAAATGGCCAACTTGCACGAAGACATTTGTCAGATGCCGGGGGGCTACGACGCAGTGATCAGCGAACGAGGCCAGAATCTCTCCGGCGGGCAGCGGCAGCGATTGGCGCTCGCCCGCGTCCTGCTCAAACAGCCCCCGGTCTTGATCCTTGATGAAGCCACCTCCGCGCTCGACAACATCAGCGAGCGCAATGTGCAACGGGCGCTGGGCGTGGCCAGCGCCGAACGCACGACGATCCTGGTCGCGCATCGGCTCACGACGCTGCGCGATGCCGATCGGATTTTCGTTTTCGACGAGGGGCGAATCGCGGAAGTCGGCAGTTACGACGAACTCGTTGCGGCCGGCGGCGTATTCAACGAACTGGTGCTTTCGGCCGAAAGCGGCGTCAGCCCGGGCGTCAGTCCCAATCGCAGTATCTGGCAGTTCGATCGGGCCTTGGCTTCATCGCAAGAACTGAACGGTCAAGCGGCTCCTCTGCATTTGAGCTCGGCGGCCTCCAGCGGCAAGCACGCCCGTCCGGTTCGTCCCACAGGCAAAGCCGCCGGCAAGCGGCTGCTGCGAACGAGCTGA